One window from the genome of Salvia miltiorrhiza cultivar Shanhuang (shh) chromosome 7, IMPLAD_Smil_shh, whole genome shotgun sequence encodes:
- the LOC130993486 gene encoding uncharacterized protein LOC130993486 isoform X3: MAQKLVVRVLTMTDEKTKQKAMEAAADILADVKDQKVTVVGQMDVVAVVNRLKKVGKLEIMSVGPAKEPLNTTPIQEDKK; encoded by the exons ATGGCTCAg AAGTTGGTGGTGAGGGTGTTAACCATGACCGACGAAAAGACGAAGCAGAAAGCCATGGAAGCAGCGGCCGATATTTTGG CAGATGTGAAGGATCAGAAGGTGACGGTGGTGGGCCAAATGGACGTAGTTGCTGTTGTCAACAGACTCAAGAAAGTTGGTAAGCTCGAGATAATGTCGGTGGGCCCAGCAAAGGAACCCCTAAATACTACTCCTATTCAAGAGGATAAGAAATAA
- the LOC130993486 gene encoding heavy metal-associated isoprenylated plant protein 39 isoform X1 — MAQKLVVRVLTMTDEKTKQKAMEAAADILGVDSIAADVKDQKVTVVGQMDVVAVVNRLKKVGKLEIMSVGPAKEPLNTTPIQEDKK, encoded by the exons ATGGCTCAg AAGTTGGTGGTGAGGGTGTTAACCATGACCGACGAAAAGACGAAGCAGAAAGCCATGGAAGCAGCGGCCGATATTTTGG GTGTGGATTCGATCGCAGCAGATGTGAAGGATCAGAAGGTGACGGTGGTGGGCCAAATGGACGTAGTTGCTGTTGTCAACAGACTCAAGAAAGTTGGTAAGCTCGAGATAATGTCGGTGGGCCCAGCAAAGGAACCCCTAAATACTACTCCTATTCAAGAGGATAAGAAATAA
- the LOC130993488 gene encoding putative 4-hydroxy-4-methyl-2-oxoglutarate aldolase 2, whose product MQSMALVTTAELCDANPQYIMNGELRALLPIFKIYGQRQVFYGQVVTLKVFEDNVLVRELLEEKGDDRVLVVDGGGSLRCAILGGNPVVQAQNNGWAGIIVNGCIRDVDEINGCDIGVRALTSHPIKATKKGLGEKHLPVHFAGTRIANGDWLYADTDGILVSNTELSV is encoded by the exons ATGCAATC GATGGCGTTGGTAACGACAGCAGAACTGTGCGACGCAAACCCACAGTATATTATGAATGGGGAGCTGCGGGCGCTGCTGCCGATTTTCAAGATATACGGGCAGCGTCAGGTGTTCTACGGGCAGGTGGTGACTCTGAAGGTGTTTGAAGACAACGTGTTGGTGCGGGAGCTGCTGGAGGAGAAGGGCGACGACAGGGTTCTTGTTGTCGATGGCGGCGGCAGCCTCAGATGCGCCATTTTGGGGGGCAACCCTGTGGTTCAAGCCCAGAACAACGGGTGGGCCGGCATCATCGTCAACGGCTGCATCCGCGATGTTGATGAGATCAATGGCTGCGACATCGGCGTCAGGGCTCTCACCTCCCACCCCATCAAAGCCACCAAGAAGGGTCTCGGCGAGAAGCACCTTCCTGTGCATTTTGCTGGCACCAGAATTGCTAATGGTGACTGGCTTTATGCAGATACAGATGGCATTCTTGTTTCCAACACTGAGTTGTCTGTCTGA
- the LOC130993486 gene encoding heavy metal-associated isoprenylated plant protein 39 isoform X2 gives MAQLVVRVLTMTDEKTKQKAMEAAADILGVDSIAADVKDQKVTVVGQMDVVAVVNRLKKVGKLEIMSVGPAKEPLNTTPIQEDKK, from the exons ATGGCTCAg TTGGTGGTGAGGGTGTTAACCATGACCGACGAAAAGACGAAGCAGAAAGCCATGGAAGCAGCGGCCGATATTTTGG GTGTGGATTCGATCGCAGCAGATGTGAAGGATCAGAAGGTGACGGTGGTGGGCCAAATGGACGTAGTTGCTGTTGTCAACAGACTCAAGAAAGTTGGTAAGCTCGAGATAATGTCGGTGGGCCCAGCAAAGGAACCCCTAAATACTACTCCTATTCAAGAGGATAAGAAATAA
- the LOC130993486 gene encoding uncharacterized protein LOC130993486 isoform X4: MAQLVVRVLTMTDEKTKQKAMEAAADILADVKDQKVTVVGQMDVVAVVNRLKKVGKLEIMSVGPAKEPLNTTPIQEDKK, encoded by the exons ATGGCTCAg TTGGTGGTGAGGGTGTTAACCATGACCGACGAAAAGACGAAGCAGAAAGCCATGGAAGCAGCGGCCGATATTTTGG CAGATGTGAAGGATCAGAAGGTGACGGTGGTGGGCCAAATGGACGTAGTTGCTGTTGTCAACAGACTCAAGAAAGTTGGTAAGCTCGAGATAATGTCGGTGGGCCCAGCAAAGGAACCCCTAAATACTACTCCTATTCAAGAGGATAAGAAATAA
- the LOC130993485 gene encoding low-temperature-induced 65 kDa protein-like isoform X2, whose protein sequence is MEAQLHGHEEHSVHQSTNLVEESNTVPNNSPANLPHSTSTATEKRSDDGQNSRSNPVSEQNNPKGEDSRDTMAGKVSSGSGAVADKPNATKSMKEYLWEKLKPGDDDKALSEAITHAFQKKAKRGKVTVSKEVAERLGTTQENKREGEDALAAGEHSTGQGVAERLQNAFTSWLSKSNGIQTAQDSIANARF, encoded by the exons atggaAGCACAATTACATGGGCATGAAGAGCATTCAG TGCACCAATCCACAAATCTCGTCGAGGAGAGCAACACTGTCCCAAATAATTCTCCTGCAAATCTTCCTCACTCCACATCCACCGCCACCG AAAAGAGGAGCGATGATGGACAAAATTCAAGATCCAATCCAGTTTCCGAACAAAACAACCCAAAAGGTGAAGACTCTAGAGACACAATGGCCGGAAAAGTATCATCAGGCAGTGGTGCTGTTGCAGACAAGCCCAATGCAACCAAGTCGATGAAGGAATACTTGTGGGAGAAATTGAAACCAGGAGATGATGATAAGGCGCTGTCGGAGGCAATAACCCATGCATTTCAGAAGAAGGCCAAGCGGGGGAAAGTGACGGTGTCGAAAGAGGTGGCTGAGCGGCTGGGCACGACCCAGGAGAATAAGAGGGAAGGAGAGGACGCCTTGGCTGCAGGGGAGCACAGTACGGGGCAGGGAGTGGCGGAGAGGCTGCAAAACGCCTTCACTTCCTGGCTCTCCAAGAGTAATGGAATACAGACTGCGCAGGATTCTATCGCCAATGCTCGCTTTTAA
- the LOC130993485 gene encoding uncharacterized protein LOC130993485 isoform X1, with protein MEAQLHGHEEHSVVEARDEGEKKSGLKKVKDKANKIKHTIKKHAHLHHNHNHHVHQSTNLVEESNTVPNNSPANLPHSTSTATEKRSDDGQNSRSNPVSEQNNPKGEDSRDTMAGKVSSGSGAVADKPNATKSMKEYLWEKLKPGDDDKALSEAITHAFQKKAKRGKVTVSKEVAERLGTTQENKREGEDALAAGEHSTGQGVAERLQNAFTSWLSKSNGIQTAQDSIANARF; from the exons atggaAGCACAATTACATGGGCATGAAGAGCATTCAG TGGTGGAGGCACGAGATGAAGGGGAGAAAAAATCAGGCTTGAAGAAGGTGAAGGATAAGGCAAACAAAATCAAGCACACAATCAAGAAACACGCCCACCTTCACCACAACCACAACCACCATG TGCACCAATCCACAAATCTCGTCGAGGAGAGCAACACTGTCCCAAATAATTCTCCTGCAAATCTTCCTCACTCCACATCCACCGCCACCG AAAAGAGGAGCGATGATGGACAAAATTCAAGATCCAATCCAGTTTCCGAACAAAACAACCCAAAAGGTGAAGACTCTAGAGACACAATGGCCGGAAAAGTATCATCAGGCAGTGGTGCTGTTGCAGACAAGCCCAATGCAACCAAGTCGATGAAGGAATACTTGTGGGAGAAATTGAAACCAGGAGATGATGATAAGGCGCTGTCGGAGGCAATAACCCATGCATTTCAGAAGAAGGCCAAGCGGGGGAAAGTGACGGTGTCGAAAGAGGTGGCTGAGCGGCTGGGCACGACCCAGGAGAATAAGAGGGAAGGAGAGGACGCCTTGGCTGCAGGGGAGCACAGTACGGGGCAGGGAGTGGCGGAGAGGCTGCAAAACGCCTTCACTTCCTGGCTCTCCAAGAGTAATGGAATACAGACTGCGCAGGATTCTATCGCCAATGCTCGCTTTTAA